gagggtgtataaGCTTATAAAGATGTCAACTTTAGTGGTCCTTGCAATTCTTCGATAAATTTTAGACTTGAAGGACTTTTGAAGGCTCCaattgatccaaaatcatttgCTAGTGATAAttggatcaatttcaaatatgtTAACAAGTTAATGGTTGGTGGAGGTGGATCATTGGATGCTCAAGGAGCTTATGCTTGGAAAATGAATGATTGTCAAAAGAACCCAAATTGTCGTCCTCTTCCTACTGTAAGTTAATAAATTTGCACACATTatccattcttttttttaatatgaagtATGAACCCTCTTAAATTGCAGCTATCTCTCTTAATTTCATGCATGgaatttattaattatgattacaatttgattcaaaatagcatatatatGGGTGAATATATTTGAGCACTTTGCCCCTAAACTGAGAAAACACATGTGGTATGTATTGAttcatacatatatatgatattttttattatattcgaAGGTCATAATATAGAAATattgtaaataatttattttaactatatttaaatatatgctaaaattttataattcaaatatttataacttttatcatattaaaaagtttttttagggacaagtatttattatatttattaaaaaagttatatatttatcaTCTATAATATtggataaatttttttgggtaaGTATAATTAAGggcaatgtaatttttttattattataattatgaattgaatttgaaagttTAAACCCTGTCTCAGGGCTCATCTATAATAACTTATCTTTTCAtttaaaatgagagaaaaaaatataataaccaAATGATTACACTCACTTGGTTGATGATGAGTCAACTGAACTTCAAGTCACATGAACTCTATTTTTAAGGAATTggagagttaaaaaaaataaatacaatgaaGCATGTGAAAAAAATAGGGGTTGGACCGAAATATAGATATAGCTAAAGTTGTGAGTGCATGTCTCTTAATGAAAGTGTGTTTCATTAATATCACGTTTAATTAacgttttatattttttcggAGATGACAGTCGATGAAATTTGATTACATTACCAATGGGTATATACATCATATGCATTCTTTCAACAGCAAGCAAAGTCATTTTGGGTTGTATAGATGTAACAACATGACACTCACAAAACTACAAATAAAAGCCCCCGGTGACAGCCCCAACACAGATGGCATCAAAATAGGAAAGTCAACGGGTATAAATATCACAAGTGTTAACATTAGAACGGGCAATGACTGCATTTCTATGCTCTCGGgtttaaaaaatgttcaaattaTGGATGTGTATTGTGGTCCTGGTCATGGAATAAACATCGGAAGTCTTGGTAAGTATGAAGACGAAGAAGATCTTGCCGACATAATTGTTAAGAATTGCACATTTAATGGTACGAGTAATGGAGTTAGAATCAAATCATATGAGTCACAATTGAACAAAACCGTGGTTGCTTCTAATTTCATATATGAGGATATTGTGATGGAAAATGTGGAGTATCACATTGTAATTGATCAACATTATTGTTCAAATtcaggggagtgtaatttactctaaataaaattaaacattccATCAACTACCAACCAACCGTTATTTTCCTTGTACTCCATTTTACTCTAAACTTCAAAaggaaaattataaaatagattgaaagaaagagagggaaaacgtgaaattGCTCTCTAATTCCATCACTAAATTTTACAGTTAAGGAATTTGTAAGGGGTTTTATTTCTTCCGTCActatttttctttgctttttctagtagtgttgTCACATTATACACGGTGAACCAACTGAAGTGaaacaacaccaacaatatgagaatgagaataagataaataaaaaaaaaaaagcaagatcaaaataaaatagtaatttaGAGGAGGCTTTTGAAAAATTGGAATGCATTTCGAAGAGGTGTGAAAATTTAGAGATGCAAAGGCAAAAGTAAGTGATCACAATAAATATCCCCTTAATTTATGGATGAAACAACctggaaaaaaatatttgtttgaaatgGAAAAAATTGTATTACATTAAccgaaaggaaaaaaaattgacatttaaGATAATGTATATAGACTTTTTCTTAGACATATTCAAAGtcacaaaacaaattttaaaaaacaaatcataatgGAATAAATATATGCTAGTTGACCCGAATATGCATTATACCTCATTTATTACTAATAATCTTTACtaagaaattatttttgtggttaaaattcaccttataagatgaataagtggggtgtccgaggttcgaactccggccctgtatataataatgcattgtcctaccaaccgAGCTATGCTCACGGAACATTTTACTAAGAAATTTAATATGAGTTGATGTAGCCAAAAGAAAGTTTAACAAGACCTTCTCccccttttatggtatgcttattTTAAACTCAATTCCTGGAGTAGCAAAAGGAGGAGAAGTCTTGTTAAACTTTCTTTAGATGTTATTAATTTGGCTAATGTTACATACCATCACCCTTTTTAACGATCTCATAAAGAACGCTAGCGACGTTGATTTGAGACAACGTTATACAATATGTTCTGAGAACTATGATGATGTGTTATTTGCTCTTACCAAAGACAAAGATTCAGTCACCGCTGGAAATTTCAATGACATGAAGTTCCACATGTCTGGTCTGGGGTTGATTGCCGAACAATGTCGTTCAACAGCACCGGGTTCTTTCGACCTACGCAAGAATTATGAATATTTGGAAGTTGTTGGTATTACTCTTGAGATTCTTGCTGATTATTTGGCTGgaaaatatattgttatatAGTTTATCAACTTTTAGATAGTTAGTGGCACGAAAATATGTTACAGTgattattgaaaattatatgcCTCGAGTCATAAGCTCCCAAACAGGGTTGGGATCAATCTTGATTAGTTGTTGACTTGTTGCAGTAATAATACCACGTTAATCACACTTAATAATTTATTGTGTATAATATTATGATTGATTGGCAACGATTTATAATAACCTCTCCTTAATTGATGATTAATGCAATTATTACAATTATTACATTTCCATCACTATTCatacagtttttatttttatggtccAGCACATCTCCAGGCCACTAAAAACCAAAAAGTAACTTGTTAAGTTTTGCAACTCTAAGAGACTTGAGGAGTCATACATCAACAAAGTAACTTGTAGCCGCATCATAATGCAGATTGAAAATGACTAAATCAAATGTCCAAATTCAATGAAATGGGTAGAAGACTGTTATAGaaaagattttatttgatattttccatttttaacACTTAAATGACGTGtctaattgaatgaatttaactAGTTGATGGTGTAAAGTTGTTTTACACCGTcaatctattttaattaatctcatttatattttatattgtatTTGAATTTAGTTGAAATAATGTCCACAATCCCTAAAAAACAAAGTCCACGAAAAGGACGGACCTAGACTTTCGTTATTGGTGTGACTAAAATATCAAGAAAACAATATATCGTGGGTAATAGTCTAGTATATGATAGTAAAAATTGGGTAACTGCATTCATTAGTTTTGTCAATGTATATATTGTGCATATAAACAAATCTTTCTCACTTGAAGAATCCAAATATTGTATTGAAGAAGCCGAGCTTAGTAATGCAAGCTTGTGATTTAAGTAGGGGCATTAAGATGTTGGGAGGTCTTTGATGtgtgcaaaaaaatatatatattgtattgAAGAAGAGTTTTTGGGAGTGGATTTAAGGTGTATTGGAACAGTTGTTTCCTCCCTCAGTCGAGGTTAAGGAGAGTTTGTGGTTCCATTCGCCAGTGAAGTTGTCAATGATCCTTCTAGGCCTGAGTTTGATGCTCTGACTACTGGTAGAGGTTGCAAAGATGGAGGTTTCTGTTGTAGGTACATCGTGAGTCCTTCTCCACTGGACTTGCACGTGCTCTGACGCTAACTAAGTTAGAGAGTGAGAGGCAAGTTATCAGTAAAATGTGGCATACATGATCCAACATTGTACAGTAGTATTGCATAGGGAATAAGTATGGTTTTATACCGTTAGACCTTCACTTGAACAGATATCCCTTGAGGACACTTGTAATGATCTGGAAGGAGTTATAGTATTGGATCCGGACTAGACAGTCAAGATTGATGAATCAGGCCATAATACAGCGGGAGTTGGGTCATGTCCGTCGGTATGGTCTGCCCGGTGTATGTTTCTTAGACGACCCAAGTCTAAACCCAGATTGGGCGTTGCCCAGTCTAGAACAATACTAACTACGCAAATTAATAAAGTTGATGCACTGAAGGAAAAACTTGTTTTCCTTACGCAAAATAAGATACTAACGTAAGAGtagataaaattgaaaagttacCAGTGTAAAGTAACAATttgttttagtaaaattaaactCAGCTTTGTACATTCTTTCCATTCAAAATCACTGATGCTATAACAGATAAGTACCATCAGCATTCTGCATTCCCGACTCTCTTAAGAAACTTATGTAACCTAAGATAAAAATTCTATAACTACTGAACTAAACGTCGATTTGAATGAAGAGatattttctttaaacaaaGAAAGTCTGCTGCCATTGAGCGAAGAAAGAAAACATACCTTCCTACTACGCAAACAAAGCTTTAGACTTGCTGCATTAATACTGAGAAGCTTACTAACAAAATGCATTGTTTCTTCCATCCTCCTACTTGAACCATGTAGCATAATATTTGCAGAAGCAATGTGTACTGCCTCTAGCAGTATAATCTCTGATTGAAAAGAACCAATATAACAAAACTTTGTAAGACGTGAAGCACAAATCTTAATTTTAGCATTTGACCTTACACAAGTACCGTAGTCCATTGAACAAACTTCAAGTAGAGGGACATGAAAAGTAACACTCTTTATAATTGACCATGTGCGTCCTCCTTCTATCTCAAGTAATCTGAGAACTGGGAATTTAAGTGTTAAATGTTTATTCCGATCGAAACAAATAACTAAGATTCTAGTTAATTTAAGACTTGTGAGAGATGAAAGACTAGCAAAGGAAGGAAATATCGCAATGCAATTTTTCATAACTAATTCTTCTAAGAACTGGCATTCGAAAAGGGAATTAGATTGGAAGACGCGTTCTTCACTCGGTAAAAGTGACTCTAAACATATGTTTTTGACACTTCGACTTGAAACGAAAGAAACCAACTCATTAATATCGCAACCATCATAGTCATAGTGAACAGAAAGAGAAAAACTATCgatggttgaactattaagattAGATAGTACCCTATTTACAAATTGTAAAAACtatgctttttttatttttgtgtaatGAAAAGGGTGTTTATCTTGAAAGCTAAGTTTTGTGACAAATATCCACACGTTTTTCCACCTCTTTGAGAGAACACAAGTGCTAACGGCCTCTTTAgcaggaagaaaagaaagaatagaACCAATAATGTGGTTAGGTAGGTCGCTTATCTTGTCTTGACCGTTGTTGTACCTTAGCCGTTGAGAAGACTCGTCCTCATGTTTACCATATGCATTAACAAAACCCAGTTCCATTTTTATAGCAAGTTCCTGCAAATAGAAGATAATATGTCAAGCACTGTATATACACACATCACTATTTTTAACGTTAATCTACTGTAATTAAGAATTGTGACCCTCACTATGCACAACAATGTATCCTTCTAAGCTAGTGGTGCCATTTAGCCTGGACTTGTGTAAGTATTGGTCCATAATGGATCAATATTTATAGTCATTGGATTATATGTAAGCACAATAACACAATATACCTCACACatctaattattttctttactcTCTCTAAATATTTCCTTGCCTTCTCTCTCTTTAATTTCAGCATTCAATTGTTTTCAatgaaaattcatcattttcaatCAACATTTAGAGTTTAATGATTTAACTtatcttttatattataatattaaattaatatttactcacaaaaatttattttatatttattttcatttacttAAATATAGCaatgaaaaacttttttttataaaagatagCAATGAACAGTCAAAGAatgtattattaattttttttttagcaaaaagaatgtattatttattattactgCTATTACTATTCTTTTGAAAAAGCATGCAAGTTTACTATTCTTTTGTTACAGAGGAAATAATATGAACATCAGCAGCAATATTATTAAAGCCAATCACGCGACACATTAGCAAGCAATGAATAAATAATGAATAGTATAGCCAATCACTGTATGTCTTGGAATTTATCATAGCAAAAAGGTACATAAACTGAGTGTTTGGGTTCTTtttataaactaattttataacTAAAAACTCCTAAAATCATGCGGGAGATGTGCACCAACAGTTGGATCATATCAAAAACAAGTGTAACGTGGAAAAAATTGGCTTCCCGGTCAGTGACATCATGCTTcctttttgagtttttttttcttctcttctccatTTTCATTTCCAAGTCCAACACTCAAGTACTTGTAACATAAGGAAAACACTAACGGTAACCGTGCAATCCACAATAATatactttaaaataattgaatatcaAGCTATTTAAACAGTGTATTTTACGTGTTATCAAACTACCTCACACTTGAACCATTACTTGTCCTCAAACAATTTAGCTTgcaaatggaaaaattaaatgcatcaacttaacataaaaggactcaagaaaaaaaataacatcacaAATACTCATATGTGGTTCCAAAGTTGAATCAATCAAAGATTAATTCTCTAGGTACTAGGATCAACACCAAGGGTATTGTAACAACACAAACTGCACTTTGCGGACAAAAGTCTCCCCCCGACATACTAACTTAAATCATCATGTTGTATCTTAGTCTCTTACTCTTATTTCATTCATCCTCTTTCATTTGAGACGGTTACATTAAGACCCTTGAGTATCTATATTATTGTCACACATATGGTAGGAAAATTGGTTAGCATTTTTAACACGTCTTTC
Above is a genomic segment from Medicago truncatula cultivar Jemalong A17 chromosome 5, MtrunA17r5.0-ANR, whole genome shotgun sequence containing:
- the LOC11427361 gene encoding exopolygalacturonase, giving the protein MTLTKLQIKAPGDSPNTDGIKIGKSTGINITSVNIRTGNDCISMLSGLKNVQIMDVYCGPGHGINIGSLGKYEDEEDLADIIVKNCTFNGTSNGVRIKSYESQLNKTVVASNFIYEDIVMENVEYHINASDVDLRQRYTICSENYDDVLFALTKDKDSVTAGNFNDMKFHMSGLGLIAEQCRSTAPGSFDLRKNYEYLEVVGITLEILADYLAGKYIVI